A single region of the Gasterosteus aculeatus chromosome 1, fGasAcu3.hap1.1, whole genome shotgun sequence genome encodes:
- the LOC120819826 gene encoding nck-associated protein 5-like isoform X5, protein MREKLIHELEEERRLRLESEKRLREVTEESELGRAQMVSLQQQFSRMEETLRSLLQNQGVVEHAAVDTMDIMKAYRDKLSEEVRKQYDGPGEKGSRTEPDAPVADPGPSEEGDGDGRPLVDRLKALEEKNSALAVENESQREQYERCLDEVANQVVQALLTQKDLREECVKLRTRVSDLEQQNRALGVLFQQRIKPASDLLLQKLHSRILDLSAADLLLEPERSKAFLLSRNTDSPSSEVQLNGKAGLPVAKCLSQLSLTAPAYPRSSCSSSEMSLSSACSEFSSGSYTWNDGRSCGKMSSLTWENRLSLGSSAPSNICAPPEEQLPPTRRKESNILEGLRKLQRGKHRSSSASSKVSRSADKDCMNSNEGIYSLGIKSGSKGVSKPTHVVRALATGGKKFSYDSDDADDELAHSSRADDIPTKDGWFYCKRLSRSISDSLCSWEGLQDSGGDCSSGPGALKRRPGCGSKERPEKLLSFINSFLPEGGRKSAFTKPPVLHFNPSDPAGPNPLSDMEDSEELNSESSDIRMSSSQPPERAETESKRPSRDAAKLLAQQWLRREQGRTQSADGRPRPFCLVQEPNGEKFAQSEESVLAIFDAEGEPIELCAQKLAAGAGPQNDAQSGKAMADYAELWPTRQKSANARNYTVLESPEKPSEYLINREGSAERASMQLTPQRKLIKPPTNRPNKGHCIPPVNDSVAPPPSASKIPGRNKPVGSPLRSSKGCSTEPSGNSGATGQEKSSSSHAVKMPRFVKTPGPKAVSSKLPSRAERRKGSSSSSPRLSRRHLEYGDNGEQPTRDKHCETSKNKLRSPSPPPPPGRTTSLLIRPNYEASPQAHKTWAAQTSTLTTVRGPPPSYHTSLVPNMQSTLPIKDKDCLDLDAGYGTALAPQKLVEKSIQHLQKLPATTQATNKGTSKRMTAKDYLPSANSGCAPETDNAPKSSKNVPPPYSALRGSSLQNSFASKRGSTHENVHEAVQKTSISLPISLQDTAQGKTEPQRGKAVVSPPSSVVISPNSAEKASKTRIPMGFKAFLKSPPSHQNSPSTPGKLEKDHINSVSKETVTSNASTQYDSVQSVYSIDASSKTSVSEAKGDVQCRLADDKVHASGSPEEEACGKRSSQLFSRSISVTTKPHLKPALGMNGAKARSQSFSTNYIEKPNINALDGPGKIRTQIITNSGERGNSLSRQTSLEVPSVGESPVHSPRTRLSHYGGMTGSNSQNVLPEITSKSGSKRDGSQGAAKGETSASPSQKAARSLPSGDRIGLSNVRKTAKVASHPQFLAAASCVYRPENPARETECLQTTGDEPDSSREVKPQADSVDTEERKTSPTVCTIEEKVMMGIEENLQKCQEQVKVAASETKQKTGPSLANWFGLRKSKLPALSGKKADPPRGKEDKKESKIGSVLAGKAMKSDKRKDKKKNDSQQRDSVEGQSLSEMNNKLSTIMDHCNNQMGQIASQIQCTTAFIGKDQFVKELLGRTAVKGSCVSASPPGISTPRKRGEGMGDMEICADTATLLMTQKISLRAENEERRIPDSSCQDHMIGSGCQTRTLDSGIGTFPLPDSVTRAGGRHVPKSESSPDVATAGSSDPHREPSSSPPDPSRPDVTVPSLPKTYPHAPTGMGHSLSNPSVTRNARDAQSRLPKLASPDSIQTKRLSLCSPRSDSISSGDKETERTMTARDHETSRERDPQVATYSGSSSDTETEPEGPGGRPPRSPIDRLKKRDSAAEQNEETLTRSSVEKSLSIMDYYQHEMFSPVEKDSRRISQYNLLHKERSPDGRAGDRLSKEVAMENAPVSAQASSLHFSLESLNERDHTGPGRADGPPPSSSSSSSFSGKPAADPAGSLSDSLYDSFSSCTSQGSNEA, encoded by the exons CGAGAAAAGCTGATCCACGAGCTAGAGGAAGAGCGACGGCTGCGACTGGAGAGCGAGAAGCGCCTCCGGGAGGTGACGGAGGAGTCGGAGCTGGGACGGGCGCAGATGgtgtcactgcagcagcagttcTCCAG GATGGAAGAGACGCTGCGGTCTCTGCTGCAGAACCAGGGCGTGGTGGAGCATGCGGCCGTGGACACGATGGACATCATGAAGGCCTACAGG GACAAGCTCTCCGAGGAGGTGCGTAAACAGTACGACGGCCCCGGAGAGAAAGGCTCCCGGACGGAGCCGGACGCGCCCGTCGCCGATCCCGGCCCATCGGAAGAGGGCGACGGCGACGGCCGACCGCTCGTGGATCGCCTCAAGGCCCTGGAG GAGAAGAATTCCGCCCTGGCCGTGGAGAACGAGAGCCAGAGGGAACAGTACGAACGCTGCCTGGATGAG GTCGCCAATCAAGTGGTGCAGGCGCTTCTCACCCAGAAG GACCTGAGGGAGGAATGTGTGAAGCTGCGGACTCGAGTCTCTGACCTGGAGCAGCAGAATCGGGCGCTGGGAGTTCTCTTCCAGCAGCGCATCAAGCCCGCCTCGGACCTGCTCCTGCAG AAACTTCACTCTCGGATCCTGGATCTGTCTGCGGCAGATTTGCTTTTGGAGCCAGAGAGAAGCAAGGCGTTCTTACTTTCCAGGAATACCGACTCCCCCTCCAGC GAGGTTCAGTTGAATGGAAAGGCAGGTCTCCCTGTGGCCAAGTGCCTGAGCCAGCTGAGCCTGACGGCGCCCGCGTACCcacgcagcagctgcagcagcagcgagatGTCCCTGTCGAGCGCGTGCAGCGAATTCTCCAGCGGCTCCTACACCTGGAATGATGGACGCTCCTGTGGGAAGATG TCGTCGCTGACCTGGGAGAACAGGCTGAGTTTGGGTTCCTCGGCGCCGAGTAACATCTGTGCCCCACCGGAGGAGCAGCTGCCCCCCACGAGGCGCAAGGAGAGCAACATACTCGAGGGACTGAGGAAGCTCCAGAGGGGGAAACACAGGAGCTCCTCTGCCTCGTCCAAGGTTTCCAGGTCGGCCGACAAGGACTGCATGAACTCAAACGAGGGCATCTACTCCCTGGGAATAAAGAGCGGCAGCAAAGGGGTCTCCAAGCCTACCCATGTGGTTAGAGCTTTAGCCACTGGGGGCAAGAAGTTCTCCTACGATTCTGACGATGCCGATGATGAATTGGCTCATTCCAGTCGAGCGGACGACATCCCCACGAAGGACGGCTGGTTTTACTGCAAGAGGCTCTCCCGCAGCATCTCAGACAGTTTGTGCAGCTGGGAGGGGCTGCAGGACAGCGGAGGTGACTGCAGCTCAGGGCCGGGGGCTTTAAAACGCCGCCCTGGCTGTGGCTCAAAAGAGCGTCCCGAGAAACTCCTGAGTTTCATCAACAGTTTTCTCCccgagggggggaggaaatCCGCTTTCACGAAACCACCCGTGCTGCACTTCAACCCCTCTGACCCGGCGGGTCCAAACCCCCTCTCTGACATGGAGGATTCTGAGGAACTCAACTCAGAGTCTAGTGACATCCGAATGTCCTCCAGCCAGCCACCGGAGCGCGCAGAGACGGAATCCAAGAGGCCGTCACGAGACGCTGCCAAGCTCCTCGCACAGCAGTGGTTGCGAAGGGAGCAGGGACGCACCCAGTCTGCAGACGGGAGGCCGAGGCCTTTCTGTCTCGTTCAGGAGCCCAACGGGGAAAAGTTTGCTCAGTCGGAGGAGAGCGTTTTGGCAATATTTGATGCGGAAGGAGAGCCTATTGAACTTTGTGCTCAGAAGCTCGCAGCAGGTGCTGGGCCACAGAATGACGCGCAAAGTGGCAAAGCAATGGCCGATTACGCAGAACTGTGGCCAACGAGGCAAAAATCAGCAAACGCAAGAAACTACACGGTCCTTGAATCGCCGGAGAAGCCGTCTGAATACCTAATAAACAGAGAGGGCAGCGCAGAAAGGGCGTCAATGCAGCTGACTCCACAAAGGAAACTAATCAAACCCCCAACCAACCGACCCAATAAGGGCCATTGCATTCCTCCCGTGAACGACTCTGTTGCTCCACCGCCAAGTGCTTCGAAGATACCCGGTCGAAACAAACCTGTAGGATCGCCGCTGAGATCGTCTAAGGGCTGCTCCACCGAACCGAGCGGAAACTCCGGAGCCACCGGTCAGGAgaagtcctcctcctcacacgCAGTTAAAATGCCCAGGTTCGTCAAAACGCCAGGCCCAAAGGCCGTGAGCTCCAAGCTCCCCAGCAGGGCCGAGAGGAGGAagggctcctcctccagctcccctcGCCTGTCGAGGCGGCACCTGGAGTACGGTGACAACGGCGAGCAGCCAACCAGAGACAAACACTGTGAAACCAGCAAAAACAAactcaggtccccttctccgccccctcccccgggcCGCACCACCTCCTTACTCATCAGACCAAATTACGAAGCGTCGCCTCAAGCACATAAAACATGGGCGGCTCAAACCTCCACGCTAACCACTGTGAGGGGCCCTCCTCCAAGCTACCACACCTCACTTGTACCAAATATGCAAAGCACGCTACCCATCAAGGATAAAGACTGTTTAGACTTGGACGCGGGCTACGGGACTGCACTCGCACCTCAGAAACTGGTTGAGAAAAGCATTCAGCACCTTCAAAAGCTCCCCGCCACGACGCAGGCGACGAACAAAGGCACTTCCAAGAGGATGACCGCGAAAGACTACCTCCCTTCTGCAAACTCAGGGTGTGCTCCAGAAACTGACAATGCACCTAAAAGCTCAAAGAATGTCCCTCCTCCGTACAGTGCCCTCAGAGGGTCCTCGCTCCAAAACTCCTTCGCAAGTAAAAGAGGATCAACCCATGAAAATGTCCACGAGGCCGTGCAGAAGACCTCTATTAGTTTACCCATATCGCTTCAGGACACCGCTCAAGGTAAAACAGAACCCCAAAGGGGCAAAGCAGTTGTCAGTCCGCCCAGTTCAGTCGTGATCTCCCCCAACAGCGCCGAAAAAGCCTCAAAAACTCGCATCCCGATGGGgtttaaagcttttttaaaatctccTCCGAGCCATCAAAATAGTCCCTCCACACCAGGAAAGCTAGAGAAAGATCATATCAACTCAGTTTCCAAGGAGACTGTGACTTCAAATGCCTCTACCCAGTACGACAGTGTGCAGTCGGTGTACAGTATTGATGCATCATCCAAGACGTCCGTGTCAGAGGCGAAGGGTGATGTCCAGTGTAGGTTAGCGGATGATAAAGTCCATGCTTCTGGGTcgccagaggaggaggcttGTGGGAAAAGGAGCAGTCAGCTTTTCTCTAGATCCATATCCGTTACTACCAAACCCCATCTTAAGCCGGCCTTGGGGATGAATGGGGCCAAAGCGAGGAGCCAGAGTTTCAGTACCAACTACATTGAGAAACCGAACATCAATGCTCTCGATGGGCCGGGGAAAATCCGCACTCAGATCATCACCAACTCGGGGGAACGGGGAAACTCTTTGTCAAGGCAGACTTCCTTGGAGGTACCAAGTGTTGGGGAGAGCCCCGTACATTCCCCCAGGACGAGGCTCAGCCACTACGGAGGCATGACTGGCTCCAATAGCCAGAACGTCCTGCCTGAGATAACTTCTAAGTCGGGCTCCAAACGTGACGGGTCGCAGGGCGCGGCGAAGGGGGAGACCTCCGCCTCACCATCTCAAAAAGCGGCGCGTAGCTTACCCAGCGGTGACAGGATTGGCTTGAGCAATGTTCGTAAGACGGCGAAAGTTGCATCTCATCCCCAATTTCTCGCTGCCGCCTCTTGCGTCTATCGGCCGGAAAATCCAGCGCGAGAGACGGAATGCTTACAAACAACCGGCGACGAGCCGGATTCTAGCAGGGAAGTCAAACCCCAAGCAGACTCTGTGGacacggaggagaggaaaaccAGCCCGACGGTCTGCACCATCGAAGAAAAAGTCATGATGGGAATTGAAGAGAATTTGCAGAAATGTCAAGAACAGGTGAAAGTAGCTGCCAGCGAGACCAAGCAGAAAACGGGCCCCTCTCTGGCAAACTGGTTCGGCCTCCGCAAGAGCAAACTCCCAGCTCTGAGTGGCAAGAAGGCAGACCCCCCGAGGGGCAAAGAGGACAAGAAAGAATCAAAGATTGGATCCGTGCTGGCGGGAAAAGCGATGAAGTCTGACAAGAGGAAGGATAAGAAGAAGAATGATAGCCAGCAGAGGGACAGCGTGGAGGGGCAGAGTCTGTCTGAGATGAACAATAAACTGAGCACCATCATGGATCACTGCAACAATCAGATGGGTCAGATTGCCAGTCAGATCCAGTGTACGACGGCCTTCATCGGCAAAGACCAGTTTGTGAAAGAGCTTCTTGGCAG GACTGCTGTGAAGGGcagctgtgtgtctgcgtcgccGCCCGGCATCTCCACACCCAGGAAACGCGGCGAAGGGATGGGAGATATGGAGATCTGTGCAGATACTGCT ACCCTGTTGATGACTCAGAAGATCAGCCTGAGGGCTGAAAACGAAGAGCGGCGCATCCCAGACTCGTCCTGCCAAGACCACATGATAG GCTCCGGCTGCCAGACCAGGACCCTGGACAGCGGCATCGGCACCTTCCCGCTCCCCGATTCCGTCACCAGGGCCGGCGGTCGCCACGTCCCCAAATCAGAGTCCAGCCCGGACGTGGCGACCGCCGGCTCCTCCGATCCGCACCGGGAgccttcctcttctcccccgGACCCCTCGCGACCCGACGTGACAGTGCCTTCCCTCCCAAAAACCTACCCGCATGCCCCTACCGGCATGGGTCACTCCCTGTCCAATCCCAGCGTGACCCGCAACGCACGGGACGCCCAGAGCCGCCTGCCCAAATTGGCTTCTCCAG ATTCAATCCAAACCAAGAGGTTGAGTCTCTGCTCTCCACGCAGCGACTCGATCTCCAGcggggacaaagagacagagaggacgaTGACAGCCCGGGATCATGAAACGTCCCGT GAAAGAGACCCGCAAGTGGCCACATACTCGGGGAGCAGCAGCGACACAGAGACCGAACCCGAAGGACCCGGAGGCCGTCCACCGAGGAGCCCGATCGACCGACTGAAGAAGCGCGACTCTGCAG CGGAGCAGAACGAGGAGACCCTGACCAGAAGCAGCGTGGAGAAGTCCTTGTCCATCATGGACTACTACCAGCACGAGATGTTTTCTCCTGTGGAGAAGGACAGCCGGCGGATCTCCCAGTACAACCTGTTGCACAAGGAGCGCTCGCCGGACGGGAGAGCGGGCGACCGACTCAGT aaggaggttgccatggagaacgcGCCCGTCAGCGCCCAGGCGAGCTCCCTCCACTTCTCCCTGGAGTCCCTGAACGAGCGGGATCACACAGGGCCGGGCAGGGCGGAcgggccccccccctcctcctcctcctcctccagcttctcgGGCAAGCCGGCGGCCGATC
- the LOC120819826 gene encoding nck-associated protein 5-like isoform X3: MEKLAAARLQREVARSRSEGTMREKLIHELEEERRLRLESEKRLREVTEESELGRAQMVSLQQQFSRMEETLRSLLQNQGVVEHAAVDTMDIMKAYRDKLSEEVRKQYDGPGEKGSRTEPDAPVADPGPSEEGDGDGRPLVDRLKALEEKNSALAVENESQREQYERCLDEVANQVVQALLTQKDLREECVKLRTRVSDLEQQNRALGVLFQQRIKPASDLLLQKLHSRILDLSAADLLLEPERSKAFLLSRNTDSPSSVSLTERVQQEVQLNGKAGLPVAKCLSQLSLTAPAYPRSSCSSSEMSLSSACSEFSSGSYTWNDGRSCGKMSSLTWENRLSLGSSAPSNICAPPEEQLPPTRRKESNILEGLRKLQRGKHRSSSASSKVSRSADKDCMNSNEGIYSLGIKSGSKGVSKPTHVVRALATGGKKFSYDSDDADDELAHSSRADDIPTKDGWFYCKRLSRSISDSLCSWEGLQDSGGDCSSGPGALKRRPGCGSKERPEKLLSFINSFLPEGGRKSAFTKPPVLHFNPSDPAGPNPLSDMEDSEELNSESSDIRMSSSQPPERAETESKRPSRDAAKLLAQQWLRREQGRTQSADGRPRPFCLVQEPNGEKFAQSEESVLAIFDAEGEPIELCAQKLAAGAGPQNDAQSGKAMADYAELWPTRQKSANARNYTVLESPEKPSEYLINREGSAERASMQLTPQRKLIKPPTNRPNKGHCIPPVNDSVAPPPSASKIPGRNKPVGSPLRSSKGCSTEPSGNSGATGQEKSSSSHAVKMPRFVKTPGPKAVSSKLPSRAERRKGSSSSSPRLSRRHLEYGDNGEQPTRDKHCETSKNKLRSPSPPPPPGRTTSLLIRPNYEASPQAHKTWAAQTSTLTTVRGPPPSYHTSLVPNMQSTLPIKDKDCLDLDAGYGTALAPQKLVEKSIQHLQKLPATTQATNKGTSKRMTAKDYLPSANSGCAPETDNAPKSSKNVPPPYSALRGSSLQNSFASKRGSTHENVHEAVQKTSISLPISLQDTAQGKTEPQRGKAVVSPPSSVVISPNSAEKASKTRIPMGFKAFLKSPPSHQNSPSTPGKLEKDHINSVSKETVTSNASTQYDSVQSVYSIDASSKTSVSEAKGDVQCRLADDKVHASGSPEEEACGKRSSQLFSRSISVTTKPHLKPALGMNGAKARSQSFSTNYIEKPNINALDGPGKIRTQIITNSGERGNSLSRQTSLEVPSVGESPVHSPRTRLSHYGGMTGSNSQNVLPEITSKSGSKRDGSQGAAKGETSASPSQKAARSLPSGDRIGLSNVRKTAKVASHPQFLAAASCVYRPENPARETECLQTTGDEPDSSREVKPQADSVDTEERKTSPTVCTIEEKVMMGIEENLQKCQEQVKVAASETKQKTGPSLANWFGLRKSKLPALSGKKADPPRGKEDKKESKIGSVLAGKAMKSDKRKDKKKNDSQQRDSVEGQSLSEMNNKLSTIMDHCNNQMGQIASQIQCTTAFIGKDQFVKELLGRTAVKGSCVSASPPGISTPRKRGEGMGDMEICADTATLLMTQKISLRAENEERRIPDSSCQDHMIGSGCQTRTLDSGIGTFPLPDSVTRAGGRHVPKSESSPDVATAGSSDPHREPSSSPPDPSRPDVTVPSLPKTYPHAPTGMGHSLSNPSVTRNARDAQSRLPKLASPDSIQTKRLSLCSPRSDSISSGDKETERTMTARDHETSRERDPQVATYSGSSSDTETEPEGPGGRPPRSPIDRLKKRDSAAEQNEETLTRSSVEKSLSIMDYYQHEMFSPVEKDSRRISQYNLLHKERSPDGRAGDRLSKEVAMENAPVSAQASSLHFSLESLNERDHTGPGRADGPPPSSSSSSSFSGKPAADPAGSLSDSLYDSFSSCTSQGSNEA; the protein is encoded by the exons CGAGAAAAGCTGATCCACGAGCTAGAGGAAGAGCGACGGCTGCGACTGGAGAGCGAGAAGCGCCTCCGGGAGGTGACGGAGGAGTCGGAGCTGGGACGGGCGCAGATGgtgtcactgcagcagcagttcTCCAG GATGGAAGAGACGCTGCGGTCTCTGCTGCAGAACCAGGGCGTGGTGGAGCATGCGGCCGTGGACACGATGGACATCATGAAGGCCTACAGG GACAAGCTCTCCGAGGAGGTGCGTAAACAGTACGACGGCCCCGGAGAGAAAGGCTCCCGGACGGAGCCGGACGCGCCCGTCGCCGATCCCGGCCCATCGGAAGAGGGCGACGGCGACGGCCGACCGCTCGTGGATCGCCTCAAGGCCCTGGAG GAGAAGAATTCCGCCCTGGCCGTGGAGAACGAGAGCCAGAGGGAACAGTACGAACGCTGCCTGGATGAG GTCGCCAATCAAGTGGTGCAGGCGCTTCTCACCCAGAAG GACCTGAGGGAGGAATGTGTGAAGCTGCGGACTCGAGTCTCTGACCTGGAGCAGCAGAATCGGGCGCTGGGAGTTCTCTTCCAGCAGCGCATCAAGCCCGCCTCGGACCTGCTCCTGCAG AAACTTCACTCTCGGATCCTGGATCTGTCTGCGGCAGATTTGCTTTTGGAGCCAGAGAGAAGCAAGGCGTTCTTACTTTCCAGGAATACCGACTCCCCCTCCAGCGTGAGCTTAACGGAACGCGTGCAGCAG GAGGTTCAGTTGAATGGAAAGGCAGGTCTCCCTGTGGCCAAGTGCCTGAGCCAGCTGAGCCTGACGGCGCCCGCGTACCcacgcagcagctgcagcagcagcgagatGTCCCTGTCGAGCGCGTGCAGCGAATTCTCCAGCGGCTCCTACACCTGGAATGATGGACGCTCCTGTGGGAAGATG TCGTCGCTGACCTGGGAGAACAGGCTGAGTTTGGGTTCCTCGGCGCCGAGTAACATCTGTGCCCCACCGGAGGAGCAGCTGCCCCCCACGAGGCGCAAGGAGAGCAACATACTCGAGGGACTGAGGAAGCTCCAGAGGGGGAAACACAGGAGCTCCTCTGCCTCGTCCAAGGTTTCCAGGTCGGCCGACAAGGACTGCATGAACTCAAACGAGGGCATCTACTCCCTGGGAATAAAGAGCGGCAGCAAAGGGGTCTCCAAGCCTACCCATGTGGTTAGAGCTTTAGCCACTGGGGGCAAGAAGTTCTCCTACGATTCTGACGATGCCGATGATGAATTGGCTCATTCCAGTCGAGCGGACGACATCCCCACGAAGGACGGCTGGTTTTACTGCAAGAGGCTCTCCCGCAGCATCTCAGACAGTTTGTGCAGCTGGGAGGGGCTGCAGGACAGCGGAGGTGACTGCAGCTCAGGGCCGGGGGCTTTAAAACGCCGCCCTGGCTGTGGCTCAAAAGAGCGTCCCGAGAAACTCCTGAGTTTCATCAACAGTTTTCTCCccgagggggggaggaaatCCGCTTTCACGAAACCACCCGTGCTGCACTTCAACCCCTCTGACCCGGCGGGTCCAAACCCCCTCTCTGACATGGAGGATTCTGAGGAACTCAACTCAGAGTCTAGTGACATCCGAATGTCCTCCAGCCAGCCACCGGAGCGCGCAGAGACGGAATCCAAGAGGCCGTCACGAGACGCTGCCAAGCTCCTCGCACAGCAGTGGTTGCGAAGGGAGCAGGGACGCACCCAGTCTGCAGACGGGAGGCCGAGGCCTTTCTGTCTCGTTCAGGAGCCCAACGGGGAAAAGTTTGCTCAGTCGGAGGAGAGCGTTTTGGCAATATTTGATGCGGAAGGAGAGCCTATTGAACTTTGTGCTCAGAAGCTCGCAGCAGGTGCTGGGCCACAGAATGACGCGCAAAGTGGCAAAGCAATGGCCGATTACGCAGAACTGTGGCCAACGAGGCAAAAATCAGCAAACGCAAGAAACTACACGGTCCTTGAATCGCCGGAGAAGCCGTCTGAATACCTAATAAACAGAGAGGGCAGCGCAGAAAGGGCGTCAATGCAGCTGACTCCACAAAGGAAACTAATCAAACCCCCAACCAACCGACCCAATAAGGGCCATTGCATTCCTCCCGTGAACGACTCTGTTGCTCCACCGCCAAGTGCTTCGAAGATACCCGGTCGAAACAAACCTGTAGGATCGCCGCTGAGATCGTCTAAGGGCTGCTCCACCGAACCGAGCGGAAACTCCGGAGCCACCGGTCAGGAgaagtcctcctcctcacacgCAGTTAAAATGCCCAGGTTCGTCAAAACGCCAGGCCCAAAGGCCGTGAGCTCCAAGCTCCCCAGCAGGGCCGAGAGGAGGAagggctcctcctccagctcccctcGCCTGTCGAGGCGGCACCTGGAGTACGGTGACAACGGCGAGCAGCCAACCAGAGACAAACACTGTGAAACCAGCAAAAACAAactcaggtccccttctccgccccctcccccgggcCGCACCACCTCCTTACTCATCAGACCAAATTACGAAGCGTCGCCTCAAGCACATAAAACATGGGCGGCTCAAACCTCCACGCTAACCACTGTGAGGGGCCCTCCTCCAAGCTACCACACCTCACTTGTACCAAATATGCAAAGCACGCTACCCATCAAGGATAAAGACTGTTTAGACTTGGACGCGGGCTACGGGACTGCACTCGCACCTCAGAAACTGGTTGAGAAAAGCATTCAGCACCTTCAAAAGCTCCCCGCCACGACGCAGGCGACGAACAAAGGCACTTCCAAGAGGATGACCGCGAAAGACTACCTCCCTTCTGCAAACTCAGGGTGTGCTCCAGAAACTGACAATGCACCTAAAAGCTCAAAGAATGTCCCTCCTCCGTACAGTGCCCTCAGAGGGTCCTCGCTCCAAAACTCCTTCGCAAGTAAAAGAGGATCAACCCATGAAAATGTCCACGAGGCCGTGCAGAAGACCTCTATTAGTTTACCCATATCGCTTCAGGACACCGCTCAAGGTAAAACAGAACCCCAAAGGGGCAAAGCAGTTGTCAGTCCGCCCAGTTCAGTCGTGATCTCCCCCAACAGCGCCGAAAAAGCCTCAAAAACTCGCATCCCGATGGGgtttaaagcttttttaaaatctccTCCGAGCCATCAAAATAGTCCCTCCACACCAGGAAAGCTAGAGAAAGATCATATCAACTCAGTTTCCAAGGAGACTGTGACTTCAAATGCCTCTACCCAGTACGACAGTGTGCAGTCGGTGTACAGTATTGATGCATCATCCAAGACGTCCGTGTCAGAGGCGAAGGGTGATGTCCAGTGTAGGTTAGCGGATGATAAAGTCCATGCTTCTGGGTcgccagaggaggaggcttGTGGGAAAAGGAGCAGTCAGCTTTTCTCTAGATCCATATCCGTTACTACCAAACCCCATCTTAAGCCGGCCTTGGGGATGAATGGGGCCAAAGCGAGGAGCCAGAGTTTCAGTACCAACTACATTGAGAAACCGAACATCAATGCTCTCGATGGGCCGGGGAAAATCCGCACTCAGATCATCACCAACTCGGGGGAACGGGGAAACTCTTTGTCAAGGCAGACTTCCTTGGAGGTACCAAGTGTTGGGGAGAGCCCCGTACATTCCCCCAGGACGAGGCTCAGCCACTACGGAGGCATGACTGGCTCCAATAGCCAGAACGTCCTGCCTGAGATAACTTCTAAGTCGGGCTCCAAACGTGACGGGTCGCAGGGCGCGGCGAAGGGGGAGACCTCCGCCTCACCATCTCAAAAAGCGGCGCGTAGCTTACCCAGCGGTGACAGGATTGGCTTGAGCAATGTTCGTAAGACGGCGAAAGTTGCATCTCATCCCCAATTTCTCGCTGCCGCCTCTTGCGTCTATCGGCCGGAAAATCCAGCGCGAGAGACGGAATGCTTACAAACAACCGGCGACGAGCCGGATTCTAGCAGGGAAGTCAAACCCCAAGCAGACTCTGTGGacacggaggagaggaaaaccAGCCCGACGGTCTGCACCATCGAAGAAAAAGTCATGATGGGAATTGAAGAGAATTTGCAGAAATGTCAAGAACAGGTGAAAGTAGCTGCCAGCGAGACCAAGCAGAAAACGGGCCCCTCTCTGGCAAACTGGTTCGGCCTCCGCAAGAGCAAACTCCCAGCTCTGAGTGGCAAGAAGGCAGACCCCCCGAGGGGCAAAGAGGACAAGAAAGAATCAAAGATTGGATCCGTGCTGGCGGGAAAAGCGATGAAGTCTGACAAGAGGAAGGATAAGAAGAAGAATGATAGCCAGCAGAGGGACAGCGTGGAGGGGCAGAGTCTGTCTGAGATGAACAATAAACTGAGCACCATCATGGATCACTGCAACAATCAGATGGGTCAGATTGCCAGTCAGATCCAGTGTACGACGGCCTTCATCGGCAAAGACCAGTTTGTGAAAGAGCTTCTTGGCAG GACTGCTGTGAAGGGcagctgtgtgtctgcgtcgccGCCCGGCATCTCCACACCCAGGAAACGCGGCGAAGGGATGGGAGATATGGAGATCTGTGCAGATACTGCT ACCCTGTTGATGACTCAGAAGATCAGCCTGAGGGCTGAAAACGAAGAGCGGCGCATCCCAGACTCGTCCTGCCAAGACCACATGATAG GCTCCGGCTGCCAGACCAGGACCCTGGACAGCGGCATCGGCACCTTCCCGCTCCCCGATTCCGTCACCAGGGCCGGCGGTCGCCACGTCCCCAAATCAGAGTCCAGCCCGGACGTGGCGACCGCCGGCTCCTCCGATCCGCACCGGGAgccttcctcttctcccccgGACCCCTCGCGACCCGACGTGACAGTGCCTTCCCTCCCAAAAACCTACCCGCATGCCCCTACCGGCATGGGTCACTCCCTGTCCAATCCCAGCGTGACCCGCAACGCACGGGACGCCCAGAGCCGCCTGCCCAAATTGGCTTCTCCAG ATTCAATCCAAACCAAGAGGTTGAGTCTCTGCTCTCCACGCAGCGACTCGATCTCCAGcggggacaaagagacagagaggacgaTGACAGCCCGGGATCATGAAACGTCCCGT GAAAGAGACCCGCAAGTGGCCACATACTCGGGGAGCAGCAGCGACACAGAGACCGAACCCGAAGGACCCGGAGGCCGTCCACCGAGGAGCCCGATCGACCGACTGAAGAAGCGCGACTCTGCAG CGGAGCAGAACGAGGAGACCCTGACCAGAAGCAGCGTGGAGAAGTCCTTGTCCATCATGGACTACTACCAGCACGAGATGTTTTCTCCTGTGGAGAAGGACAGCCGGCGGATCTCCCAGTACAACCTGTTGCACAAGGAGCGCTCGCCGGACGGGAGAGCGGGCGACCGACTCAGT aaggaggttgccatggagaacgcGCCCGTCAGCGCCCAGGCGAGCTCCCTCCACTTCTCCCTGGAGTCCCTGAACGAGCGGGATCACACAGGGCCGGGCAGGGCGGAcgggccccccccctcctcctcctcctcctccagcttctcgGGCAAGCCGGCGGCCGATC